From the Photobacterium sp. GJ3 genome, one window contains:
- a CDS encoding DUF2797 domain-containing protein, with translation MQGTLSKMRASLGDVVNYQLLVGEEALALNPLIGQPLQLTFSGNIYCDACGRKTKKSYSQGHCFPCMKKLARCDMCVMKPETCHYAQGTCREPEWGETHCMVPHYVYLSNTSGLKVGITRHTQIPTRWIDQGATQALPILKVKNRHLSGLVEIALAEFIADKTNWRAMLKGDAETIDLKSEAARLLPEIESRLQDLLLKFGADAIERLDENIIEINYPVDQYPTKIASHNFDKDPVVSGVLLGIKGQYLIFDTGVINIRKFTSYEVSVVVPDSHQ, from the coding sequence ATGCAAGGTACTCTGAGTAAAATGCGCGCCTCGCTGGGCGATGTCGTGAATTATCAGCTATTGGTCGGCGAGGAAGCACTCGCGCTGAATCCGCTGATTGGTCAGCCGCTCCAGCTCACGTTCAGTGGCAACATCTACTGTGACGCCTGCGGCCGGAAAACCAAAAAGAGTTATTCTCAGGGACATTGCTTTCCCTGTATGAAGAAGCTGGCCCGCTGTGACATGTGTGTGATGAAGCCGGAAACCTGCCATTATGCACAAGGCACCTGCCGGGAGCCAGAATGGGGTGAAACGCACTGCATGGTGCCCCATTATGTTTATCTATCGAATACATCCGGCCTGAAAGTTGGGATCACCCGGCACACCCAGATTCCAACCCGTTGGATTGATCAGGGCGCCACACAGGCACTCCCAATCCTTAAAGTGAAAAACCGCCACCTTTCCGGGTTGGTCGAAATCGCGCTGGCTGAATTTATTGCTGATAAAACCAATTGGCGGGCCATGCTCAAAGGTGATGCGGAGACTATCGATCTGAAGTCCGAAGCAGCACGCTTACTGCCTGAAATCGAATCCAGATTGCAGGATCTCTTATTGAAATTTGGCGCAGATGCCATCGAACGACTTGATGAAAACATCATTGAAATCAACTATCCGGTCGATCAGTACCCAACAAAAATCGCATCCCATAACTTTGACAAAGATCCTGTGGTCTCTGGTGTATTACTCGGTATCAAAGGGCAATATCTGATTTTTGATACGGGTGTGATTAACATCCGTAAATTCACCAGTTACGAAGTTTCTGTTGTGGTGCCTGATAGCCATCAGTAA